A single genomic interval of Spinacia oleracea cultivar Varoflay chromosome 6, BTI_SOV_V1, whole genome shotgun sequence harbors:
- the LOC110781239 gene encoding uncharacterized protein, with the protein MDVYKIKGGNRLSGTIKVSGAKNSAVALIPASILANSPVEIHGLPEISDVWTLKSILEQLHGEITFEKDGKMTINPTNMVNIPLLNGNVTKLRASYYMMGAMLGRFKRAAIGLPGGCFLGPRPIDQHIKGFEAMGAKVTNHHGTIYLCADELRGAEIYLDVVSVGATVNIMLAAVLAKGQTVIQNAAKEPEIVDVAAFLTKMGAKIDGAGTSIVYIDGVDELHGTKHSVIPDRIEAGTFMIMAAAVGDGITIENVVPLHVEALTEKMREMGVDVRQGKESIFVPKAENLKAVDVETLVYPGFATDLQQPFTVLLTQAEGCSVITDTIYSERFNHVDELRRMNACVRVEGEAAIVTGPSPLTSASVVASDLRGGAALVIAGLLAEGETEIHDIYHIERGYSSIIEKLQGLGADIRRETIRPETQPDPVRKSPIQHGHEKNTAYDFMLVPGQVGPSCLSNNYMDGSGSGHRA; encoded by the coding sequence ATGGATGTATATAAAATAAAAGGCGGCAACCGGTTATCAGGCACCATTAAAGTAAGCGGTGCCAAAAACAGTGCAGTAGCATTGATTCCTGCATCAATATTAGCCAATTCTCCGGTAGAAATTCACGGCTTACCGGAAATTTCCGACGTGTGGACACTTAAAAGCATTTTAGAACAACTTCACGGCGAAATCACGTTTGAAAAAGACGGTAAAATGACCATCAATCCCACCAATATGGTCAATATACCTTTGCTAAATGGCAATGTTACAAAACTTCGTGCTTCTTATTACATGATGGGTGCTATGCTTGGTCGTTTCAAACGGGCCGCAATTGGGCTTCCCGGCGGTTGTTTCTTGGGCCCCCGTCCGATTGATCAGCATATCAAAGGGTTCGAAGCCATGGGGGCGAAGGTGACGAACCACCACGGCACCATCTATTTATGCGCTGATGAACTGCGCGGCGCGGAAATTTACTTGGATGTAGTCAGTGTTGGCGCAACTGTTAATATCATGCTTGCTGCTGTTCTGGCTAAAGGACAGACTGTTATTCAGAATGCTGCAAAAGAGCCTGAGATTGTTGATGTTGCTGCATTTCTTACCAAAATGGGTGCTAAAATTGATGGAGCAGGAACTAGTATTGTGTACATTGATGGTGTTGATGAATTACATGGAACGAAGCATTCGGTTATTCCAGACCGGATTGAAGCCGGCACGTTCATGATCATGGCGGCTGCGGTTGGTGACGGGATTACGATAGAGAATGTCGTTCCGTTGCACGTGGAAGCGTTAACGGAAAAAATGCGGGAAATGGGTGTTGATGTCCGACAAGGCAAAGAGTCCATTTTCGTTCCGAAGGCTGAGAACCTGAAGGCCGTTGATGTTGAGACTCTGGTGTATCCTGGTTTTGCTACAGATTTACAGCAGCCGTTTACGGTGTTGCTGACACAAGCGGAAGGATGTTCGGTGATTACTGATACGATTTACTCGGAGCGTTTTAATCACGTCGACGAGCTGCGTCGTATGAACGCTTGCGTCCGGGTGGAAGGAGAAGCAGCTATCGTTACCGGACCTAGTCCGTTAACGTCAGCTTCTGTTGTAGCTTCTGATTTACGGGGCGGAGCTGCACTAGTCATTGCAGGTTTGCTTGCAGAAGGTGAAACTGAAATTCATGACATTTATCATATTGAACGAGGGTATTCCTCGATTATTGAAAAACTGCAAGGACTTGGTGCTGATATTCGCAGAGAGACGATTCGGCCCGAGACCCAACCCGACCCGGTAAGAAAAAGCCCGATCCAGCACGGGCACGAAAAAAACACGGCCTACGACTTCATGCTCGTGCCAGGCCAGGTAGGGCCGTCATGCCTAAGCAACAATTATATGGATGGTTCTGGGTCGGGCCACCGTGCCTAG
- the LOC130459094 gene encoding B3 domain-containing protein At3g06220-like, producing MGSSEEKLPEFFKTFRPDHYSETMKIPDAFLEHLSTKIPKKVILKNCFDDHWPVGIVENEDGLFFQEGWSKLVSDYPLLGGEFMVFKYDGYSTFEIRTPNTSHFKKQPVTGCFAGQEEAKTPTEEDNEDEEDLVVDQAENSAIRKNLGRGGNYSFTGYHVKNLGKGITDLFPSNNPFFVTKIRKNDGRKDLRVVGGTACSGEEREAGNSARRVQEDAGAARGCY from the exons ATGGGTTCTTCAGAGGAGAAACTTCCAGAGTTCTTCAAAACTTTTCGCCCAGATCATTATTCTGAGACCATG AAAATCCCAGATGCTTTTCTGGAACATTTAAGCACAAAAATCCCTAAGAAAGTTATCCTGAAAAATTGTTTTGATGACCATTGGCCTGTTGGAATTGTTGAAAACGAGGATGGCTTGTTTTTCCAAGAAGGATGGTCTAAGCTTGTCTCCGATTATCCACTGTTAGGGGGAGAATTTATGGTGTTTAAATATGACGGATACTCTACATTTGAGATCAGAACTCCGAATACAAGTCATTTCAAGAAGCAACCAGTTACCGGGTGTTTTGCAGGCCAAGAAGAAGCAAAGACGCCAACAGAAGAGGAcaatgaagatgaagaagatttAGTCGTGGACCAAGCTGAGAATTCGGCTATAAGGAAGAACCTTGGCAGGGGAGGAAATT ATTCATTCACTGGATACCATGTCAAGAACCTTGGAAAAGGAATAACAGACTTATTTCCATCCAACAACCCCTTTTTTGTTACAAAAATTAGAAAGAATGACGGCAGAAAGGACTTG CGTGTTGTTGGTGGCACTGCTTGCAgtggggaggagagagaagcagGCAACAGTGCACGAAGGGTGCAGGAAGATGCAGGGGCTGCTCGTGGTTGCTATTAG
- the LOC110781760 gene encoding probable complex I intermediate-associated protein 30: MSRFRSLLQASLNATRKALTWNVDDLMPPSEKYIFSFNCKEEIKKWHLYSDSEYGGLSSASLEVTDEGDGLKGLFSGNLSLDMMEGSNWKISRSGFCGMRSKKFNGFIDLDSYDSIALKLKGDGRCYISTIYTENWVNSPGQQEDNSWQAFVYVPAGNWYIAKIPLARYLPTWRGNVIDASMEMNPSRILGMSLSVNAEGGVPGAKSGPGDFRVEMDWIKAVRTE, from the exons ATGTCGAGGTTTCGATCACTTTTACAAGCTTCCTTGAATGCTACCAGGAAAG CTCTCACATGGAATGTTGATGATTTGATGCCCCCTAGTGAAAAGTATATCTTCAGTTTCAATTGTAAAGAAGAGATCAAGAAATGGCATCTTTACTCAGATTCGGAATATGGAG GGTTATCTTCAGCGTCATTGGAAGTAACTGATGAAGGAGATGGTTTAAAAG GATTATTCTCTGGAAACCTCTCTTTGGATATGATGGAGGGATCTAATTGGAAGATAAGTAGAAGTGGCTTTTGTGGAATGCGTTCGAAGAAG TTTAATGGCTTCATTGATTTGGATTCATACGACTCAATAGCCTTAAAACTCAAAGGAGATGGTCGGTGCTACATATCCACG ATCTATACAGAAAATTGGGTAAATTCACCCGGACAGCAGGAAGACAATTCTTGGCAGGCTTTTGTTTATGTACCTGCAGGCAATTGGTATATTGCTAAG ATTCCTCTAGCTCGATATTTACCAACATGGAGGGGTAATGTCATTGACGCAAGTATGGAAATGAACCCATCTCGTATTCTCGGCATGTCACTATCAGTAAACGCTGAAGGTGGTGTCCCCGGTGCTAAATCTGGGCCTGGTGACTTCAGAGTGGAAATGGATTGGATTAAAGCAGTTAGAACTGAGTAA
- the LOC110781762 gene encoding putative disease resistance protein RGA1, which produces MAESAVLPLLAEAAKPMIGVLVSRVTAEIQLCRDFNRDLSELQRKIQIISSTVLNMTSATNTRSSSSSSNTMELWVRDVVNIVHNVEDLLDVLAYEKQRQVVMKRTFLWPLKQVYFRRKISRWIKRINTITGEALIEAQTIIQLKDLVHSTSPLPTATNFITNEGAAAAAENRLQQLRRYVDISLIVGRDSDVDSVVDKLCNPSKDCYNTSNNCLSVVAVVGIGGIGKTVLAKKVFEDKRVTTKFTQRIWVVVSENFNLMKILNNMLESVDMNHSVTTSSREVAERKLKENLDGTRYLLVLDDVWNSHQGTWDVLKSSLESIGGSQESMILVTTRDNAVAQTVHAFVHPLPELTEDDSWYLFKEVAFAKISREYISIFETTGKKIVQKCKGVPLAIKTIGGMLEKKLHLHLWEKIERSEIWDLSQDDTGILPSLMLSYKNLSSPFLQKCFSSSAILPKGYCILKDGMIGKWMALGLVQQSENGDLMEDIAQEYIDELLSISFLHEVQRDVLGEIVWYGMHDLVHDLARSVSGHEFLNLQAGNHVTTISDVRHLAIHKHKELKIDCWDKTVVENLRALHVYKGSPGGLLKHVKYLRVLDLCDMGLEEVPESVAGLKCLKSLSLAANPIKVLPEFVTELYNLQSLNLLKCDLLKEVPGGLSNLVNLRHLMIKILNLPAGMIGQLRCLQTLPPLWVNEGGFQISELGDLPHVSGSLAIHGLEHINSKQDAESASLSEKSRVKKLRLLWDSDDDWIKHKEVLDGLKPKSNLRYLIICGYGGEIFPSWLMRMDVIKIIELVGCRRCQKLPTLGHLPFLEKLLIEDMESLECIGEELYCNTAILTEVKSSMVYFPSLKQLRLIGLHKLTEWVEPSSGGWTLFPLLEELKMAYCHELTTTPNTFPSLKQLTVTNITSGRPLSNIITNKSSVKCLKVLQLDWITDITDLPEYLAESCKSLQTLKIGNCVNLSFLPENLSMLISLQVLEIKRCDKLVSIPNLSNLGSLRELMIFHNLALTSVPKGLQSCNSLERLWFACCPKVETLPDLTGLTRLCNLSIRSMTKMITQPPDWLYTLPCLRLLGIGSYWELDEVPDMSFLVKIVSLESLHLFGWEKLQSLPEQLQQFTTLKELGICDCDNMEYLPDWVGNLSSLRYLSPTRCRNLKRLPTMDAMKRLTKLSFLKIEDCPELEEAVQFNGSEYHKISHIEIKIVYPTY; this is translated from the exons ATGGCAGAATCTGCTGTTCTGCCGCTGTTGGCCGAGGCAGCGAAACCCATGATCGGGGTACTGGTGAGTCGAGTCACGGCGGAGATTCAGCTCTGCCGGGACTTCAACCGAGATCTGAGCGAACTCCAACGCAAGATCCAAATTATCTCAAGCACTGTGCTCAACATGACATCTGCTACTAATACtcgtagtagtagtagtagtagtaacaCTATGGAGTTATGGGTGAGAGATGTTGTGAACATTGTACACAATGTAGAGGACTTGCTGGATGTGTTGGCCTATGAGAAGCAGCGCCAAGTTGTCATGAAAAGGACATTCTTATGGCCTTTAAAACAGGTTTACTTTCGCCGTAAGATTAGCAGGTGGATTAAAAGAATTAATACCATTACTGGGGAAGCCTTAATAGAGGCTCAAACCATTATCCAGCTTAAGGATTTAGTGCACTCGACCTCTCCCCTGCCAACTGCAACAAACTTTATTACCAATGAAGGCGCGGCTGCAGCTGCAGAGAATCGTCTGCAACAGCTTCGACGATATGTAGATATATCCTTGATAGTTGGAAGGGATTCTGATGTTGATTCTGTGGTGGACAAATTGTGCAACCCTTCAAAGGATTGTTACAATACCAGCAATAACTGCCTTTCTGTCGTGGCCGTCGTAGGAATTGGAG GAATTGGAAAAACAGTGCTAGCTAAAAAGGTTTTTGAGGATAAGCGAGTGACGACCAAATTCACACAAAGAATTTGGGTTGTCGTATCAGAGAATTTTAATCTTATGAAGATTTTAAACAATATGCTGGAGTCTGTTGATATGAACCATAGTGTGACCACCAGCAGCAGAGAAGTAGCAGAACGAAAACTGAAGGAAAATCTAGATGGAACGAGATACttacttgttcttgatgatgTTTGGAATTCTCATCAAGGTACTTGGGATGTACTGAAAAGTTCACTGGAAAGTATTGGTGGTTCTCAGGAAAGCATGATTTTGGTGACAACTAGAGATAATGCTGTAGCACAAACGGTGCATGCTTTTGTCCATCCTCTGCCAGAACTCACAGAAGATGATAGTTGGTATTTATTCAAGGAAGTTGCTTTCGCAAAAATATCCCGGGAATATATTTCTATATTTGAAACCACTGGTAAAAAGATTGTTCAGAAATGTAAGGGAGTTCCTCTGGCAATCAAGACCATTGGAGGAATGCTGGAAAAAAAGTTACATTTACACCtgtgggagaaaatagaacGAAGTGAGATATGGGATTTATCGCAGGATGATACTGGCATATTACCATCCTTGATGCTCAGTTACAAGAATCTGTCATCTCCATTCTTACAGAAATGTTTTTCTTCTTCTGCCATTCTTCCTAAGGGCTATTGCATTCTTAAAGACGGGATGATAGGTAAGTGGATGGCTTTAGGCCTTGTCCAACAATCTGAAAATGGAGACTTGATGGAGGATATTGCTCAAGAATATATTGATGAATTGTTAAGCATTTCCTTCTTACATGAAGTACAAAGGGATGTACTTGGAGAAATAGTTTGGTATGGTATGCATGACTTAGTGCATGACCTAGCAAGATCAGTTTCCGGGCACGAATTCTTAAACCTGCAAGCAGGTAACCATGTGACAACCATATCTGATGTTCGACATTTGGCAATACATAAACACAAGGAACTGAAAATCGATTGTTGGGACAAAACGGTAGTTGAAAATTTACGTGCATTACACGTGTATAAGGGTTCACCTGGAGGATTATTGAAGCATGTAAAGTACCTGCGTGTATTAGATTTATGTGACATGGGTCTAGAAGAGGTTCCAGAATCAGTCGCTGGATTGAAGTGTTTAAAGTCTCTCAGTTTGGCAGCTAACCCTATAAAGGTGTTGCCCGAATTTGTTACTGAGTTATACAACTTGCAATCTTTGAATCTTTTGAAGTGTGATCTATTAAAGGAGGTACCTGGAGGATTAAGCAACCTGGTTAATCTGAGGCATCTTATGATTAAGATATTAAATTTACCAGCAGGGATGATTGGGCAGTTGAGGTGTTTGCAAACTCTTCCACCTCTGTGGGTGAATGAAGGGGGATTCCAGATTTCTGAATTGGGAGATTTGCCTCACGTAAGTGGCAGTTTAGCAATTCATGGCCTCGAACACATCAACAGCAAACAAGATGCTGAAAGTGCCAGTTTATCAGAGAAATCGAGAGTTAAGAAGTTGAGGCTACTCTGGGATAGTGACGATGACTGGATAAAGCATAAGGAAGTGTTAGATGGGTTGAAGCCGAAGAGTAATTTGAGATATCTGATAATTTGCGGGTATGGGGGTGAGATTTTTCCATCATGGCTAATGAGAATGGATGTGATAAAGATAATCGAGCTTGTTGGTTGTAGGAGGTGCCAAAAATTGCCAACATTAGGGCACCTGCCTTTTCTAGAAAAGCTGTTAATTGAAGATATGGAAAGCTTGGAGTGTATAGGTGAAGAGTTGTACTGTAATACTGCGATATTAACTGAGGTGAAGTCGTCAATGGTATATTTTCCAAGCTTGAAACAACTTCGATTAATCGGGCTTCACAAATTAACAGAATGGGTTGAGCCAAGTTCGGGGGGGTGGACTCTCTTTCCTTTGTTGGAGGAATTAAAAATGGCATACTGCCATGAATTGACAACAACTCCAAATACATTCCCCTCTCTTAAACAGTTAACTGTTACAAATATCACAAGCGGTCGTCCCTTGTCAAACATAATAACCAACAAAAGCTCTGTGAAGTGTCTGAAAGTTCTTCAACTTGACTGGATAACAGATATCACAGACTTACCCGAGTACTTGGCTGAAAGTTGCAAATCTCTGCAAACACTGAAAATAGGTAACTGTGTAAATCTGAGTTTCTTACCAGAGAATCTATCGATGTTGATATCGTTGCAGGTGTTGGAAATAAAGAGGTGTGACAAACTAGTGTCTATACCGAACCTCAGCAACCTTGGCTCGTTGCGTGAGCTTATGATCTTCCACAATCTTGCTTTAACAAGTGTTCCAAAAGGGCTACAAAGTTGCAACTCGTTGGAAAGATTGTGGTTTGCTTGTTGTCCAAAGGTAGAGACACTACCAGACTTGACAGGATTAACCCGTCTTTGTAATCTCAGTATAAGGAGTATGACAAAGATGATAACTCAGCCTCCTGATTGGCTATACACCCTTCCGTGTCTTAGGCTTTTAGGGATTGGAAGTTATTGGGAGCTAGATGAGGTTCCTGATATGAGTTTCCTCGTGAAAATCGTTTCTCTTGAATCTTTGCATTTGTTTGGTTGGGAAAAGTTGCAGAGTTTACCAGAACAACTGCAACAGTTCACTACTCTGAAAGAATTGGGAATTTGTGATTGTGACAACATGGAATATCTCCCTGATTGGGTCGGAAACCTTTCATCTCTTCGGTATTTGTCACCCACGCGGTGCAGAAATTTGAAGAGACTACCGACAATGGATGCCATGAAGCGACTCACCAAATTAAGCTTTCTGAAAATTGAAGACTGTCCCGAGCTGGAGGAAGCTGTCCAGTTCAATGGTTCAGAGTATCACAAGATTTCCCACATTGAAATCAAAATTGTATATCCCACCTACTGA